Below is a genomic region from Eupeodes corollae chromosome 1, idEupCoro1.1, whole genome shotgun sequence.
AGCttagttttaaacaaacaaagttttatacaaatttatcactgttgctgtcagaaatctgaGACAAGAATTTGTATGATTGGAACTCTAAGGACTTCTCTATCGCTCAATTCGAGAAAgctgaaaataaatgcaaacctAATTTGAATGACATATGAGAACGAATAgtgaattgtgtttatatttcattctgCTGTTGTGTCAATCCGTCTAAGAAATTTCTCTGAactctcagaaatataaactggccaaatttatttaaaagtataaCAATTATTGAGCAAGTAGTTGTCAATTAGTTATTGTATAAGTTTGCTTCAAAGCTATAATTTaacaaagtaaacattttatttaaaaattatggcgcaaatttaaagttaaaaccatttttagcaattaactaagcttacctaattttaaacgattttcacATGTTACTATGTCTCAAAATTTGCTGAagttaaaattactgaatttctactttaacttttagcattTTGCTAGATCCAAATGACATAtgtgcaattatttttataagagcaATGGATAGTCCAGTCAACAGTtggaaattccaattaataggtccgtttgaGCGTATTTGCTTTgattattttcacgaactgtcacttttaagacatgtttggatgcttgtttttttttttttaaaggcaatTAGCAATTACTAGtgagcaaaacgaaaagaaaggtttaaaattttggagacccttagtaaattgctaaatgtTAAGGAAATTGCTGTGTTGTAAATTGTTGTAATACTAAtaatatttatagacaaattttaTCGATCAGCTACTTAAGGTAAGAAGATCCATTCAATGACCAAATAGTtaaaattcgttaaaaattattgaaattttcataaatcaattaaaaggtgtcataaatattttaaacgatttagttaaagccatttttagcactttactaagcttaaaaaatgatttacctaagtttaaacgattttaacatctttctGTCTCTTAAAAATTAGCTTAAGTTAAAATTACGAGCAGTGGATGGAATAGTCCAATCAACAGTTGGATAtttcaattaataggtccgtttaagctaatttgcattgtttattttgtttattttcacgaactgtcactttttagacatgtttggatgcttgtttttttttattaaaaggcaattaacaatttactaatgagaaaaacaaaaagaaaggtttGGAGTcctttagtaaattgctaaatggTTAGAAAATTGCTGGGTTGTAAATTGTTGAACTATTAATAATGGgttgtttgaaattttgctCCTATcaggcttttttataaatctatttaataatatactcgtatatctaacttttcaaatttgttcgACTACATAACatttatagacaaattttaTCGATCAGCTACCAAAGTTAAAAAGTTCCATTCAATGaccaaatagttaaaatttcgttaaaaattattgaaatatttataaatcaattgacagatgtcataaATATGACAGCGAATTTATATAATGTTGGAACTTTCTATATGATCAACTTATTGTCAAACTTTTTGGACAAATGTCTAATTGCACTACTCTAAGGAAATCAACATATAATAAATGCCTTTAAGGACTTTTTGTGCTTAATATAAAGgatatcaatataaaaataaatgtattctaaaaaaacgTGTTCATCACAAGTGCAACATTGTGAATTATGGATATCAATACATTTAACAATAAActtgttttactattttttttaaataatttaaaatataatttttctttatttagatataaatattataaaattatatactcACGGGAATATTTGATGAAGCCATCGTCATCCTCTGGGGGCATACAGTCAGCGAAAAGTTCTTCAACTTGTTCATCATCCAAGTTCTcacctataatattaatatttaataaattaaaatttataataatttaattaaaaaaaaagtgtataatTACCAAGGGAAAGGAGGGCATGTGAAAGTTCAGCGAGGAGCATGGTGCCGTTTTCTTCCTTGTCGTACAATTTCAAACATTCAATGAAATCTTCGTAGCAGCCTTGATCTTTCTCTTTCTTGACTTGAGAGTAGATTGGGAGGAATTCTTCGATTGTGAGTTTCTTCTCGCCACGTTTCTTTGTGCCACCCATTTTCTCAATAAGAGCCAGAGTTGGGTTAAGATTCAGTGAGCGGAGAGCATCACCAAGATCATAGGCATCAATACCCTCGTTGGGTGAGCCCATAACCTCGAATACGAATTCgacatctaattttttttaaggtaaaaaaatgtttgttaggactattttcatttgttttagattttaattaacAGCCTTTTGGATTTCAGTGAACTGTGTCCTGTTAAATAGTTGTAAGTCAGTTAAAAATggtcaaatgttttatttgtttaaaaaaaaggcggTAGACCTTAAACTCTGTTAGgtataccaaaatttaaaaagtttaattaaggCTTAACGCAATGAGGAAAAAGGCATATACACCCAAGTGTACCACATTGTGAAAAAAATCTCACATTAGCCTACAATAATATCTTCAGCTCAGGTGTTGCTCCCGAGCCCTtcagaaaatatataataaaccctatatttaaataaaggaaATTGAAAGGATCAAGCAAACTATCGCAAACAGCACTCAAAATTTTCATAGGAATCCTGAGATATCGTCTCACCATATGGATCGAGATTAACCCTCTTCTTAGCGAATTCCAAATCGGATTCAGAGAGGGTTACTCCATGATAGACCATACATTCTGTCTGACCAATATAGCAGAGACTTATCTACGTAATCGAAAACACTGTACCCTTTTCTCGTAAGGCCATCTTTAAGCTTTTCCGGGGTGGAATGTCTCTAAAATTTGGAAAGGTGATTGAAGACGTATAAACATAATCGAAGACTTTATggttgaatcacaaacacgcttcagcttcggcttcacc
It encodes:
- the LOC129939313 gene encoding myosin light chain alkali isoform X2, with amino-acid sequence MADVPKREVENVEFVFEVMGSPNEGIDAYDLGDALRSLNLNPTLALIEKMGGTKKRGEKKLTIEEFLPIYSQVKKEKDQGCYEDFIECLKLYDKEENGTMLLAELSHALLSLGENLDDEQVEELFADCMPPEDDDGFIKYSPFLAKMCDRTDITE
- the LOC129939313 gene encoding myosin light chain alkali isoform X1; translated protein: MADVPKREVENVEFVFEVMGSPNEGIDAYDLGDALRSLNLNPTLALIEKMGGTKKRGEKKLTIEEFLPIYSQVKKEKDQGCYEDFIECLKLYDKEENGTMLLAELSHALLSLGENLDDEQVEELFADCMPPEDDDGFIKYSQFVEKLMSEPIVFE